Proteins found in one Angustibacter sp. Root456 genomic segment:
- a CDS encoding DUF4193 domain-containing protein, with translation MATDYDAPRKTDDDLNEDSIEELKARRVDKSSSSVDVDETEQAEGYELPGADLSNEELSVRVLPRQADEFTCSRCFLVKHRSQLSGESGGQPVCLECA, from the coding sequence ATGGCGACCGATTACGACGCGCCGCGCAAGACCGACGACGACCTGAACGAAGACAGCATCGAGGAGCTCAAGGCCCGCCGGGTCGACAAGAGCTCGTCGTCGGTCGACGTCGACGAGACCGAGCAGGCCGAGGGCTACGAGCTGCCCGGAGCCGACCTGTCGAACGAAGAGCTGTCCGTCCGCGTCCTGCCCCGCCAGGCGGACGAGTTCACCTGCTCGCGCTGCTTCCTGGTGAAGCACCGCAGCCAGCTCTCGGGCGAGTCCGGCGGCCAGCCGGTCTGCCTCGAGTGCGCTTGA
- a CDS encoding inositol monophosphatase family protein, with amino-acid sequence MTSSADSALAHDLLVLAERAARAAGDLIRDERPDRLGVSATKTSPTDVVTVMDERSEALLRDLLLRERPDDGLLGEEGGGRAGSTGITWVVDPIDGTVNYLYGLPAYAVSVAAVTGDVRGGDWDVLAGCVHNPASGETFTAARGGGAFLDGRPLRVSDVSDPAQALVATGFGYEAERRRRQAEVVAAVLPQVRDIRRLGSAAIDLCQVACGRVDAYFERGLQPWDMAAGTLVAREAGAIVSGLAGAAPGEQFVLAAGPSLHAALEQILAPLRPDADAV; translated from the coding sequence GTGACCTCCTCGGCCGACTCCGCGCTCGCTCACGACCTGCTCGTCCTCGCTGAGCGCGCGGCGCGTGCCGCGGGCGACCTCATCCGCGACGAGCGCCCCGACCGGCTGGGGGTCAGCGCCACCAAGACCAGCCCCACCGACGTCGTCACCGTCATGGACGAGCGCAGCGAGGCCCTGCTGCGTGACCTGCTGCTGCGGGAGCGGCCGGACGACGGCCTGCTGGGCGAGGAGGGCGGCGGTCGGGCGGGCAGCACGGGCATCACGTGGGTCGTCGACCCCATCGACGGCACCGTGAACTACCTCTACGGTCTGCCCGCCTACGCCGTGAGCGTGGCAGCGGTCACCGGCGACGTGCGAGGCGGCGACTGGGACGTCCTCGCGGGGTGCGTCCACAACCCGGCGAGCGGCGAGACGTTCACGGCGGCGCGCGGTGGTGGCGCGTTCCTCGACGGCCGGCCGCTGCGCGTCAGCGACGTCAGCGACCCCGCGCAGGCGCTCGTGGCCACGGGCTTCGGCTACGAGGCCGAGCGCCGTCGTCGCCAGGCCGAGGTCGTGGCCGCCGTCCTGCCGCAGGTGCGCGACATCCGCCGGCTCGGCAGCGCGGCGATCGACCTGTGCCAGGTGGCGTGCGGCCGCGTCGACGCGTACTTCGAGCGCGGCCTGCAGCCGTGGGACATGGCGGCCGGCACCCTCGTCGCCCGGGAGGCGGGCGCGATCGTGTCCGGCCTCGCGGGGGCCGCGCCGGGGGAGCAGTTCGTGCTCGCGGCCGGCCCTTCGCTGCACGCCGCGCTGGAGCAGATCCTGGCGCCGTTGCGTCCGGATGCCGACGCGGTGTGA
- a CDS encoding DUF3093 domain-containing protein yields the protein MSEQSPAPAAHRETLLPGPWAWVAALGVAATLGLVFLPSLGPVVAFTTAAAAMVGAAVGLWLTSARIEVRDGELRAGRAQMPVRFVGRVKAVTPERMRALRGPEADARAYLCQRSWVPGGVVIEVVDPADPTPYWLVSSRTPQRLAAALERAKEASSSAGPGRGEPPTSS from the coding sequence GTGAGCGAGCAGAGCCCCGCCCCGGCCGCCCATCGAGAGACGTTGCTGCCCGGCCCGTGGGCCTGGGTGGCGGCGCTGGGCGTGGCCGCGACGCTGGGGCTGGTGTTCCTGCCCTCCCTGGGCCCGGTGGTCGCCTTCACCACGGCGGCGGCTGCCATGGTGGGCGCCGCAGTCGGCCTGTGGCTGACCAGCGCCCGCATCGAGGTGCGCGACGGCGAGCTGCGGGCCGGGCGCGCGCAGATGCCGGTGCGCTTCGTCGGCCGCGTCAAGGCCGTGACGCCGGAGCGCATGCGCGCCCTGCGCGGACCCGAGGCGGACGCCCGGGCTTACCTGTGCCAGCGGTCGTGGGTGCCGGGCGGTGTCGTGATCGAGGTGGTCGACCCGGCCGACCCCACGCCGTACTGGCTGGTCTCGTCCCGAACGCCGCAGCGGCTCGCCGCGGCCCTCGAGCGGGCCAAGGAGGCGTCCTCCTCGGCCGGCCCGGGGCGCGGCGAGCCGCCGACGTCGAGCTGA